The nucleotide window CGCTCCCGCGCCGTTTTATCTTTTCGCCTGCAGCTTCACGTTCCCATCGCGGCTCGCCCAGCGGAATGGCAACTCGACGGTTCTCCACGTCACATAGCGTCTCCGTCTCCTGGAGCAGTATTTGCGATATTCGAGAACACGGTGTTGGCGAGAGCTTGCGCTGATCTAGCGCTTCCTGAATCCATGCGTTGGAGTCTTGAAGGTACTTGTTCTGTACGTCGGTGAATGGTGTGATGTGCGAAATCAAAAATGTCCCTGTCGATACGGCACAGGCATATTCCTGGGGGTTCTTGCCTGGCGGAGGCGGGGGATGCGGCAAGATCGATCGAATAATATGGTCCGTCTCCCAGATTTCCAGGGTCCCGCCAGACTTGAGTATCCGCGTGGCTTCATCGAGTATCTTTTGAGACGGCGGTCCCAGCGGCATGATCATGCTCAGATCTTTCATCACTACGATATCGAATTCCTCATCGTCGAACGGCAGCGGCAACTTGCGCAAGTCGTGCTGCACGAACCTCCAGTCGATGCCCTGGCGCTGTAAATCTCCAGACAGGTTGACAATGTCCAGACCCGTAAAGGCGACGTCTTTGTAACCCTGTTCTGGTCACAGTCAGCACTGAGCGATGGCTGATGCACATGACTACGGTTTCACGTACCACTGAGCCATTCATGGCACACAGCCGACCAGTACCCCGAGCCACATCCGATCTCCAAGACCTTCTTTGGGGGATACGAGGGCGTCGAGCCCAGGGC belongs to Pyrenophora tritici-repentis strain M4 chromosome 10, whole genome shotgun sequence and includes:
- a CDS encoding Methyltransf-25 multi-domain protein, giving the protein MDVTRGSISSNSTLSTRDDTTGPSAEPFILRHGRRYIRSAQSYPLPCDLPELHRQNLQTLLATAVFGRALGSTPSYPPKKVLEIGCGSGYWSAVCHEWLSEQGYKDVAFTGLDIVNLSGDLQRQGIDWRFVQHDLRKLPLPFDDEEFDIVVMKDLSMIMPLGPPSQKILDEATRILKSGGTLEIWETDHIIRSILPHPPPPPGKNPQEYACAVSTGTFLISHITPFTDVQNKYLQDSNAWIQEALDQRKLSPTPCSRISQILLQETETLCDVENRRVAIPLGEPRWEREAAGEKIKRRGSEAGNLMKGGAMFDSSILTREQAALRHTALLIVIQLIESLEPLLKQVSGKNQEEWQRYWNSMINDLLEQKGASSGECLEVGVWWCKKV